GCTCGAGCTGTCGCCGGATGGCCGCCATGCCCGCATCGGCTTCACCCTTCCGCCCGAGCGCCAGGAGTCCGGCCCCGCTCCGGTGGAGGAGGCCCTCGCGCGCGCCACGGGTTTCATCCGCTCGCAGCTCGCGCTGGGCCTGAACCTCAAGCGCGTGCCCAACCTGCGCTTCGTCTGCGTGGGCGTGGCGCCGCGCCTGCTGGCCACGGACGGGGAAGGAGACGAGTCATGATGCCTCGTGTCCTCGAGAGCCCGCCCGTGGCCCTGCCCATCCTCGCCTGGGCCCGCGAGGTGCCGCCGGGCGCGGTGAAGCAGCTCCAGCACATCGCCAGCCAGCCGTACGTGGTGGAGCACGTGGCGGCGATGCCGGACGTCCATGTGGCGCAGGGGGTGGCCGTGGGCACCGTCTTCGCCACCGAGCACACTGTTGTTCCGGGGGCGCTCGGGGGAGACCTCGGGTGCGGCGTCAGTGCCCACCGGTTCGCCTTCCCGGCGGCGTCACTGGGGCGGGCGGACCTGGAGCGGCTGCTGTCGGCCGTGGCGCGCCGGGTGCCGGTGGGAGACGCGGTGCACCGGGGCGCGGGCCTGCCTCTGCCCCCGGAGCTCCAGGCCGCGAGCCTCTCCACCCATCGGCTCCAGAAGGAGTGGGAGCGCCTCGCGCCGCGGCACCTGGCCACGCTCGGGGGCGGCAACCACTTCCTCGAGCTGGACCGGGACGCGGGGGGAGACCTGTGGCTGCTCATCCACACGGGCTCACGGGGCATTGGCGGCGCCATTGCCTCGCACCACGTGCGGGTGGCCGCCACGCGGGGAGAGGGCTCGCTGCCGGGCCTGCGCACCGACTCGTCCGAGGGGGCCGCGTGCCTGGCGGACATCGCCTGGGCCTGCCGTTTCGCCCGCGCCAACCGGGACGTGCTCGCCGCGCGAGCGGTGGAGGTGCTGGCCGAGGCACTCGGCTGCGAGCCGGAGCCGGGCGCGAGCGTGGACGTGCACCACAACCACGTGGAGGCGGAGACGCACCTGGGCCGCACGCTGCTCGTGCACCGCAAGGGCGCGGTGGGGCTGGAGGCCGGGCAGCGGGGCCTCATTCCTGGCTCGATGGGGACGGCCTCGTACGTGGTGGAGGGGAGGGGAGAGGCGAGGGCCTTCCGCTCCTGCTCACACGGGGCGGGGCGCGTGCTCACCCGGAGCGAGGCCCGGGCGCGCATCCGCCCGGCGGCGCTGGAGCAGGCGCTGCGCCGGGTGGTGTTCGACCGGGGCCGGGTGGAGTCGCTGGTGGAGGAGGCTCCGGCGGCCTACCGGGACATCGCGGAGGTGCTGGAGGACGAGGAGGACCTGGTGACGCCCGTTCTGCGGCTCACACCCATCGCCGTGCTCAAGGGCTGAGCCCGTGAGGGAGGTGGCAGGAAGCAAACCTGCTCTCCTCGCTCGCCTCCTCCGCACCTGCTTGAGGGAGTGCGAGGTAGGCGTGGCGCTGTGATACGCCGGGCGGGGTTTCCCGCCCGGTGGACGTCCTGGTCCGGAGCAGCGGGCGCGTCACGGTGAGTGCCAACGTAGTTGTCGCGAGTAGCTGGTAGCATGTGGACTCCCAGGGGACGTCCTGCGCTGGCGGAAACTCCATGAACGGCATCGAGTACCGGGTGAAAACGGGTGACACGCTGTCCGCGATAGCCCGGCGCCACCAGGTGACGGTGGAAGAGCTCTCCCGGCTCAACGGCATCAGCGATGTCAATCGCCTCTGGGCTGGCCAGGTGCTGCGGATCGCGAGGCAGAACCCGCCCGTCTCGTTCCAGCCACCGCGGCAGCGGACCTACCGTGTGCGCGCGGGTGACACCCTGCCCGCCATTGCCCAGCGCCACAACGTCACGGTGACAGCACTGCTCCAGGCCAACGGCCTCGGCGCTTCCGAGAGCGCCAGGCTCGGCATGGTGCTGAAGATTCCCACGGACGCTCCGCCCACACCATCGGCGCCAAACCTGCTTGCGAACGTCAAGACGGCGACCCCCGCCCCTCGCAACCTGCTGGCGGAGTTGGAACTTCTCTCGGTTGACGATCCGTTCTGGAGGGGACCGAAGCCCCTGGCAATGCCGTATTTGGACCATCCCCACATGTTCAAGGTCGAGATGAAGTCCTGCTTCGGCGACGACATCCCGGACAAGGCTGTCGAGGCGGTGCTCCGCGACTTGAAATCCGGCAAGTTCCCCGGCCCGGAATATCAATTCAGCAAGGACCTTTCTGCGGATACAGTCGCCTATTACTCCAAGGGAGTCATGACCCTGTCCGAGCCTCTCGTTCGACAGGCGCAATCAGATCCAGAAAAGCGATTCACGCTCTTCCTTGGCACGGTCCACGAGTTTGGTCACCATCTGGATTTCATCCTTCGAAACCAGTACTCCACTCTTGGCGGCAGCGCACCGGGTGAAGAGGGACACCGGTTTCTTTCTGTTTTCGTACGCTTCAATGATTCCCTCACAACCGACTTCGACTTCGCCACTTTTCATTGGGGAAACAAGGCCCGTGGAGGGATGAAGGCAGTGGTCACGAAGAGCACTGTCTATTCAGTCAAGGCTGGAGAGTTTGATATCGAGGCACGCGCCAAGCACCTCCTTTTCACTGTGGATGAATTGGAAGACCGGGGGACGGTCACCATCAACGGTGAGGAGGTCACCGTGGACTTCTTCAAGATCAGGGGCGCGGGTGCCGTTCATGAGGACATCACCAAAGCCGCCGCCTCCCTTGCCAGGGTTCCCTACGGTACACAGTTGGACGAGGGCTGTGCTTGGCCGGACGTTCCGTGCGCGGGCAACGGCGTTGAGACCTGCTATTACAAAGCCTGGAACGACATGGATACGCCAGGAACCCTGGCCTATCGATCGCATTTCGGCGATTTTCAGTACTGGCACAGCATGGCCCCCACGGGCAGCTTGACCAACCAGCAGGTGGTCGAAAAGATCATCGCTCAGGCGAAAGCCTGGTATGAGCAAGGAGTTCGTGAAGGGAAGTTGTTTCACGTTGGAAAGCTCCTGCACATGGTGCAGGACTCCTTTTCGCGCTCCCATGTCATCCGGGTCGACAAGGATGCACCGCCCACGCGCGCGGACGCACTCCAGTACAAGGTCAAGACGGGCGATACCCTGGAGTGCATCGCGACGGAACACCAGCTGACCTGGCAGCAGTTGGCGGAATTCAACTGGGGAAGCTCTGCTCCAACTGTCATCAATACCAAGCTCTACAAAGAGGTCGGATGCCGCAAGCCCAAACGGCCCAACGATCCGGTGGATCCCACCACCAACTATCAATTTTCATCCGACGACGTGAAGTACGGTACTGGCGTGATCTTGATCCCCAGGCCACGTCTGAAGAATCAGATCATCTCCTTCCAGGGATACACCGCCCAGGATGGCAATAAACACGGCGAAGCGGACAAGGTCACCGGAGGAAGTTGGCGGAAAATCCCGGGCGCGCTCGATGCGCTGGATGCTTCGGTGGAGGTCCTCAAGCATTACGCGAAACGTAGTGACTTTGCTTTGTTGGAAGTGTACTTGAGAAAGGTCGTATATCCCTTGGCCCCTGGTGCGGCGGAGGCAATCGCCGGTGGCTCCGCACCGGCGTATTCAAAGTAGATACCTGCTTGGGCTCTCCAGGCATGCAAAGACGGTACTGGCTGGAAGACAATGGTAATCAAGTGGACCTTCCATGGCGTCCTGGTGCTTCAAGCCGCCTTGTATGGCTGGGCTTTGTGGGCATATCTGTTCTCGAAAGATAGCCATGTCCCCGTCGCCTATATCGTCATTCACATCGTCGCGGCCGCCAACGGGATCCTGGCCGTGCTGGGGTGCATGACGTACTTCCTCGCCAGACCCCACCCACCGCAGGCCCTCTGGCCGATACTCGCCGCACTTCCTTCCATCGGTGTGGTTGCTTGTTTGTTCCTATTGAAAATCATTCACATCCATCGCTAGCCCGCTGCGCTGTGCAGCGACGGATGGCGGTTCTGCATTGCGGTGCAGGCATGAAGGAAGCGTGAGGCCGCAAGCGTTTCCCACGTGTCTTTGGAAGGGGTTTCCCTGGAGGTGACTCCAGGCGTCAACTCCCGGCCGCGGACCTGGAGCGCAAGGGGCGCGACCTGGAGCGCGTGGTCCTCGCGGAGGCGGTGCGCTGCCACCTCGAGGACCGGATCATCGCCTACGGTCACAAGACCGTGTTCTTCGAATAGCCCCAGCGGAGCCGCCTCAGGGCAGGGAGACCGCCTGCTCCAGCGCCGCCTGGATCTGCGGCAGCGAGTAGGGCTTGGGCAGCACCACCACGCCCTCCAGCGGCGCGTCTCCCTTTGGGAGCGCCACGTTCCCGTGGCCCGAGGCGAGGATGACCTTCATCCCCGTCTTGCGCTCCGTCACCTCGCGCGCCAGGTCCACTCCCGACGCACCCGGCAGCGTCACGTCGGTGAACAGCACGTCGAAGCCACTGGCGGCCATCGCCCCCCGGGCCTCCTCGGCGCTGGTGACGGACAGCACCTCGTGCCCCAGCAGATCCATCAGCTCGCAGGCCGACGAGCGCACGTCCTCGTCATCCTCCACCAGGAGCACGCGCAACCGGCGGGAGGCGGCGGCGGGCGCGGGCGTGCGCACGGACACCGGGGGAGGAGTGGGCGCCGGCGCCGCACGGGTGGGCCCGCGGACCGCCAGCTTCTGCTGCCGGCCGTCGAGCAACTGCCGCAGCTTGCGGGCCAGCTCTTCCCGGCTGTAGGGCTTGCTCAGCAGCTGCACCCCCGCGTCCAGCCGTCCACCATGGACGATGGCGTTCTCCGTGTAGCCCGAGGTGAAGAGCACCTCGATGTCCGGGTGCAGCTCCCGGGCCTGCCTGGCCAGCTCGGGGCTGCGCACCGGACCGGGCATCACCACGTCCGTGAACACCATCTCGATGGGGACGCCGCTCTGGAGGATGACCAACGCGCTCGCCGCGTCCACGGCCTTGAGCACGCGGTAGCCCAGCTCGCTCACCATCTCCACCACCGTGGCGCGCACCTCGGCGTCGTCCTCCACCACCAGGATGGTCTCCGTGCCCCCCTGGATGGGGCCGGTGACGACCTGGGCGTCCTGCGACTCGGCCTCCACCGCCCGGGGCATGTAGAGCTTGATCGTCGTTCCATGGCCCAGCTCGCTGTAGAGCTTGATGTGGCCGCCGCTCTGCTTGACGAAGCCGTACACCATGCTCAGGCCCAGGCCGGTGCCACGGCCCTCGGGCTTGGTGGTGAAGAACGGCTCGAAGGCCCGCTCCATCACCTCCGGCGTCATGCCTCCACCCGTGTCCGACACGGCCAGCAGCACGTACTGGCCGGGGAGGACCTCGGGGTGCAACCGGCAGTAGTGCTCGTCGAGCACCGCATTGCCGACCTCGATCGTCAGCTTGCCGCTGCCATTCATGGCATCGCGGGCGTTGACGGCCAGGTTGATGATGACGTTCTCGAACTGGTTGGGATCCAGGGCCGTGTTCCACAGCTCCTTGTGGGTGGACGTCTCCAGCTCCACCTCCTCGCCCAGCGTGCGGCGCAGCAGGTCATCCATGCCGCGTACCAGCTTGCTCACGTTGACGACGAGCGGCTGGAGCGGCTGGCGGCGCGCGAAGGAGAGCAGCTGGGAGGCGAGCTTGGCGCCGCGGTCCACGGCACGGGTGGCCGTCTGCACGCGGCTCAGGGCGCGCTCATTGCCCACCAGGTCGCGCTGCAGCAGCTGGAGGTTGCCGGCGATGACCTGGAGCAGGTTGTTGAAGTCATGCGCCACGCCGCCGGTGAGCTTGCCCACGGCCTCCATCTTCTGCGACTGGCGCAGCTGCGCCTCGGTCTTGCGCCGCTCGGCCTCGCTCTCCTCGAGCGCGCGGGTGCGCTCGCGCACCAGCTCCTCCAGGTGCTCCTGGTAGTGGCGCACCTGTGCCTCGGCGAGCACCCGCGACGTGACGTCCTGGCCATAGACGAGCACGGCCAGCACGGGCCCTCCCGGCAGGCGGATGGGCCGGTAGTCGAAATCGAGGAACAGCTCCTGCAGCGGATCACTCTCCTTCTTGCGGAGGTTGATCTTGAAGGCGCGCATGCTGATCGAC
The sequence above is drawn from the Archangium gephyra genome and encodes:
- a CDS encoding ribosome-binding factor A, which codes for MSSKPRRPRASHRRADADSFSSEEASIPARHLRLQSSIFEEVSLLFRGELSDPLLEGVTVTTLELSPDGRHARIGFTLPPERQESGPAPVEEALARATGFIRSQLALGLNLKRVPNLRFVCVGVAPRLLATDGEGDES
- a CDS encoding RtcB family protein → MMPRVLESPPVALPILAWAREVPPGAVKQLQHIASQPYVVEHVAAMPDVHVAQGVAVGTVFATEHTVVPGALGGDLGCGVSAHRFAFPAASLGRADLERLLSAVARRVPVGDAVHRGAGLPLPPELQAASLSTHRLQKEWERLAPRHLATLGGGNHFLELDRDAGGDLWLLIHTGSRGIGGAIASHHVRVAATRGEGSLPGLRTDSSEGAACLADIAWACRFARANRDVLAARAVEVLAEALGCEPEPGASVDVHHNHVEAETHLGRTLLVHRKGAVGLEAGQRGLIPGSMGTASYVVEGRGEARAFRSCSHGAGRVLTRSEARARIRPAALEQALRRVVFDRGRVESLVEEAPAAYRDIAEVLEDEEDLVTPVLRLTPIAVLKG
- a CDS encoding LysM peptidoglycan-binding domain-containing protein; translation: MNGIEYRVKTGDTLSAIARRHQVTVEELSRLNGISDVNRLWAGQVLRIARQNPPVSFQPPRQRTYRVRAGDTLPAIAQRHNVTVTALLQANGLGASESARLGMVLKIPTDAPPTPSAPNLLANVKTATPAPRNLLAELELLSVDDPFWRGPKPLAMPYLDHPHMFKVEMKSCFGDDIPDKAVEAVLRDLKSGKFPGPEYQFSKDLSADTVAYYSKGVMTLSEPLVRQAQSDPEKRFTLFLGTVHEFGHHLDFILRNQYSTLGGSAPGEEGHRFLSVFVRFNDSLTTDFDFATFHWGNKARGGMKAVVTKSTVYSVKAGEFDIEARAKHLLFTVDELEDRGTVTINGEEVTVDFFKIRGAGAVHEDITKAAASLARVPYGTQLDEGCAWPDVPCAGNGVETCYYKAWNDMDTPGTLAYRSHFGDFQYWHSMAPTGSLTNQQVVEKIIAQAKAWYEQGVREGKLFHVGKLLHMVQDSFSRSHVIRVDKDAPPTRADALQYKVKTGDTLECIATEHQLTWQQLAEFNWGSSAPTVINTKLYKEVGCRKPKRPNDPVDPTTNYQFSSDDVKYGTGVILIPRPRLKNQIISFQGYTAQDGNKHGEADKVTGGSWRKIPGALDALDASVEVLKHYAKRSDFALLEVYLRKVVYPLAPGAAEAIAGGSAPAYSK
- a CDS encoding response regulator — protein: MSHMIDSQKLFDSAPAPLMALDRELKYVAANQAYLNATSLRREDIIGRNVFEVLPQDTRPSDPDGTRILRESLERVLTRRMTDVVPMVAQPISRATQSGPVLEERFWTYSHEPLLDASGNVAFILQQAVDVTDLRSTDLAKWAREDGREGFSLDQLAPLMARMSTVQENNEKLEHERRYLRQLLETLPGVVAVLRGPDFVFEMVNENYLPFVGFRNIVGLPLLQVRPELKDPKNKGVYNLFERVFHQGESISMRAFKINLRKKESDPLQELFLDFDYRPIRLPGGPVLAVLVYGQDVTSRVLAEAQVRHYQEHLEELVRERTRALEESEAERRKTEAQLRQSQKMEAVGKLTGGVAHDFNNLLQVIAGNLQLLQRDLVGNERALSRVQTATRAVDRGAKLASQLLSFARRQPLQPLVVNVSKLVRGMDDLLRRTLGEEVELETSTHKELWNTALDPNQFENVIINLAVNARDAMNGSGKLTIEVGNAVLDEHYCRLHPEVLPGQYVLLAVSDTGGGMTPEVMERAFEPFFTTKPEGRGTGLGLSMVYGFVKQSGGHIKLYSELGHGTTIKLYMPRAVEAESQDAQVVTGPIQGGTETILVVEDDAEVRATVVEMVSELGYRVLKAVDAASALVILQSGVPIEMVFTDVVMPGPVRSPELARQARELHPDIEVLFTSGYTENAIVHGGRLDAGVQLLSKPYSREELARKLRQLLDGRQQKLAVRGPTRAAPAPTPPPVSVRTPAPAAASRRLRVLLVEDDEDVRSSACELMDLLGHEVLSVTSAEEARGAMAASGFDVLFTDVTLPGASGVDLAREVTERKTGMKVILASGHGNVALPKGDAPLEGVVVLPKPYSLPQIQAALEQAVSLP